In the Ranitomeya imitator isolate aRanImi1 chromosome 2, aRanImi1.pri, whole genome shotgun sequence genome, TTCCCTCATGATTCCAAGTGTCGATCAACCAGATCAACAATCAAAACAAAAATTTTACACCTGTATATCAGTATTTGTTATTTTCTTTGAAAAAGTATCCAAGACCTTTTTGGATCCATTGACGGTTCTATTGATCAGCTCCTGTGGTCATCTGTTCATATAATCtccactcttacagtaaagaaccagctcctgtGGTCATCTGTTTATATaatctctgctcttacagtaaagaactagCTCCTGTGGTCATCTGTTCATATaatctctgctcttacagtaaagaaccagctcctgtGGTCATCTGTTCATATAatcactgctctcacagtaaagaaccagctcttGTGGTCGTCTGTTCATattatcactgctcttacagtaaagaaccagctcctgtGGTCATCTGTTCATATAATCtccgctcttacagtaaagaacctacTCCTGTGATCATCTGTTCATATAGTcaccgctcttacagtaaagaaccagctcatGTGATCATCTATTCATATAATcaccgctcttacagtaaagaactagCTCCTGTGATCATCTGTTCATataatcactgctcttacagtaaagaaccagctcctgtGATCGTCTGTTCATATAATCTCCGCTCTTAaagtaaagaaccagctcctgtGATGGTCTATTCATATAATCtccactcttacagtaaagaaccagctcctgtGGTCATCTGTTCATATAATctctactcttacagtaaagaaccagctcatCTGGTCATCTGTTCATATAATCtccactcttacagtaaagaaacaGCTCCTGTGATCATCTGTTCATATAATCACTGaccttacagtaaagaaccagctcatTAAGTTGGCTATTCCACAGATTAGTAGTTCTCATGGTAAAGAAGCCTTGTTTCCTTGGGAGAGTGAACCTTTCTTAATCCGGGCAGAAACAGCTTTAACCATACATAAATGGTCTACACAAAAAGTATTTGTACAAGTCTTCTTggggtaaaaaaaagttttttccttttCACAATCAAGATTatagttttgtttgtttgttttttccactCTTTTTGTACGTTATTTATCTCTAGGACATCCTCTATGACCTGGGGCCCAGACCTGCACAGTATCTCAGATGAGGTGGCACTGGCACTTTATACCGTGGCAGTATTACATCCCTGTCTCGTGCCTCATACATGACACTATCCTGACGGTTATAGGAACAGCTGATTGACTTTACATCCTGTTTATTTAATCTGTGATCTACAActacacccagatccttctctacaagtgactctcttaCTCCCCCGGAACATATGGTGCCTGCAGGTTATTAGTACCCATGTGCATAACTTTCCATTTATTTTTTCACCGACTGAATCTGCTTTGAAATGAAGCACAATACTTGCCTTCATAAATTAAGACGTAAAGAAGGAAAAGGCTCGACTCTGCTTTATTGAACAATAACTTATCTGTTTTTTTCCCAGAAGAGCTGCCATATCTGAAATGTCCTCTTCACACAGTGCTGAAACTGACCCCCGTAGCGTATGGTGAGTCCTCCTTACATATAAGAACTGAAGGGAGGGTTAGAAGAGAGAAACACTAAAGTCTTCTCTAATTATATAAACCCCATTTCCAGTCCTCCCAGTTAGGTTATTTTTCATCTACATTACTCATTTATTATATCTAGAGCAATACTCTGATCTCGATTACTTTTTTGGCAAGGTCAGTAGTGATAtctattttttttccgtttttgttCATTCTATACTACAATGAAAATTAGTTTCTCTTACTAAACAAAGTTCTGTAATGACTGTAGCCTAGCGAATCGGCTCGATGTTATTCTGTGGGGCCGCGCACATATTcaagatttttttcttttaaaaaaaaatatagttcttaccgataacggtatttctctgagcccatgacggcaccacggagagaggggatccgcccaccaaggacaggaaacctacggataaaaaggcggtaccactctcctgcatcagtttgtttacatagataacgatgggagactactaagacatttgtaaaataATTTTAACTGcttagcataacaagataccgcgtgacttccAACTATAAATGGATTATGGCACTATTTCAAGGTgtacacccataagtgaagggagggaatgtacgggtgccgtcatgggctcagagaaataccgttatcggtaagaactatatttttctctgatcgcccatgacggcaccacggagagatttgaatagatggtacattcagggagggaccaccgcctccagaacccttttaccgaaagtaaggtctgaagaggagattaggtccaatctatagtgcctatagaatgtggatggtgaggaccaggtagcagctctacatatctggtctatggaagctccggccttctccgcccaggaagttgctactgccctcgttgagtgagccttaacctccccaggaacggacatcccacttgctgaataagatagactgatggcgtctgtgattcatcttgctatggtggccttagatgcttttttccccttccggggaccctgaaaacacacaaacagagaggaatcctccctactctctctagtgacttctaggtagtgtaagagacatctccttacatctagtgtatgtagtgtttgttcctcctcGTTCTTAGGATTGGggtagaaggaggggagagatatctcttgagacctgtgaaattttgaagccactttcgggagatatgctgggtctgtttttagaataaccctatcctctagaaattgtgtgtgaggaagGCAGGCTGACAGAGCTTGTAAGTCactgaccctacgggcagaagtgagtgCAACTAATAGAGCGGTTTTGAGGGATAGCGTTTTTATAGTAGATTCATGcaatggttcgaatggaggactagtcagtgctttaaggaccaagtttaagtcccattgaggaaccacttttactggtaGAGGCCTAGATCTTCCTGCTGCCTTAATGAATCTAGAGATCCATCTATTTGAAGCTAggtcaaaattaaatagggctcctaatgctgccacgtgaacttttagtgtACTGGTGGCTAACCCCATATCCAGGccattttgtaggaactctaatatggaattgatgggaatctctttccctatttttgcacctgaaaaggacaggaactttttccatattttgccgtactgtttcgttgtaaccggcttcctactttttaacagagttgaaattaaccccgaagagaaccctctgttttctaatattttcctctcaagagccaggctgtcaagtgcaagttcttgacttgtGGATGACAGatagggccctgtgacaacagatcccggaggtctggtaatacccaagggtcggatattgacattttcctcatccatgagaaccaaggtctcttcggccagaacggggcgaaaggcatagaccagatgatgACCCCAGGGGATCAGGaacgcgtccacagctactgggttccccaggggagatagggagcaaaaggaggctacttttttgtttaaatggctcgcgaagagatctattttgggaacaccccatttttgtgtgatctgggtgaatatctccgcatttagttcccattccccctgttttaggctggatcgactgaggaagtctgccttgtaattgtctaccccctttatgtgtaggcttgtcagggatagaaggttgttctCGGCTAACTGAAGGATTgagttggtcacttccattaggcttttggaacgggtacccccctgatggtttatgtaggaTACTACTACCTGATTGTCTGACATCACTCTTAcgtggtgagattgaaggacccccgagaattcctgaagggcaaattttacggccaggagttccttcatattggaggaactGTTTGCCAGGGAAGgggaccaaatgccctgagctaccAAGTCGCCCAGATGAgctccccaccctgaggggcttgcgtccgtagttagGACCTTTGATATTGGGATCACCCAtggaactccctgggaaagattttcccgcaacgtccaccaaatcagagagtgattggtgcgaggagataatgtTAACCGCCCTTCTAAATACTCTCCTAGGAGGATTTGCTCTGaaagtagctgccattggagatctcttgagtgtagttgggcccactggaccgcaggaatgcacgagGTCATAAAGCCCAACAGGGACATGCCCTGacggagagttatagaggggagagattgtactcttaaCGCTAAACTCATTATCTTTTGTATCttgctctctgggagccggcattccattttcctggagtctagagtgagacctaggtactcctgaacctgagaaggcaccagtctggatttctctaggtttattagccagcccaggtcttttagagagtgaatcactaaatctagctgattcatacaatgttgcggggaggagcctattaccagaaaatcgtccagatatggtacgatcagggtgttttcttccctgaggtgagccattacctccgcgaccagttTTGTAAagaccctcggggctattgctaggccaaatggtagggctgtgaactggaagtgacttaggactcccttgatgtggattgccattctcaggaatctttggtgatccttgtgtattgggacgtgataatacgcgtccttcaggtccaggaccaccatgaagcattgaggaaacagcattttgattgatgactttattgtttccatcttgaacgcctgaacctctaggtaattgtttaggttcctcaaattgataatagtcctgaaggaaccgtctggtttctttctcaggaatagaggggaatattacccttgccctctttcttgagggggaacttccaggagtactcctttttttactaaccccacaatctctTTCTCCAGTGTTAACTGTTCTTCTGCCGAGGATCTCATAGGtgttatcttgaaagagggacgagggtacctcttgaatgttaatcTTAGTCCTGATTTTATGATACTtaagatccattgactggaggtgatcttttcccaggctgggagaaagagggataatctccctcccacctggggcgaaccttcattgtggaggtttcttgttgtcattgaggtttttgttaaagatgaacccttTATTCTTCGTCTTCttatcttcccacttcccctggcctctccctgggttcttacggaaaaacctcttgttccgaaagggctttctATAAGaagggagacccagagaggggaaggactttttcttgtctcctgctttttccaggatgtcatctagagttgacccgaacagaaactctccttcaCAAGGGATGGTGCACAATTTCGTTTTTGTCTGTAGGTCGcccggccaattcttaagccagagagcacgtctagccgcattagcaaacactgctgctctggcggatagcctgatggagtcggctgAGGCGTCGGCTAGAAAAGCTGCGGCCCCTCTCATTACGGGTAGTGTGTTTAGAATTGAGTCCTGGGAAGTTTTCCCCTTCAATTGACCTTCTAGTTGGTTTAGCCAGATCATCAGCGAGCGTGAAGTACATGCTGCTGCAACTGCtggcttcaggcctcctcccgctgcctcccaagagcccttgagaaatgcatctgcctttttgtccattgggtccttcagaacccccatgtcctcaaacgggagggcgaatttctttgaggctttagcaattgccacgtctaatttgggggccttttcccaaaaggagcatgattcctcctcaaaggggtatttcctttttggcgtCAAGAGAGTCTTCCTCAcgggcttcttccattccttcttaattaaggccgcgattgcttcgttaagcgggaaagctcttctctttttctgttctaggcccccaaacatgatgtcttgtactgtttttttaggatgggagtctaccaaccccatggtacttctcaccgcctttatgaggccatcagtatcctctagagggaaacaATTATGTCCCCCagaggaagaagtagatgatgcagATGAATCAGAGGAGGGTGAAGACATTGAACTCTCACTATCACTTTCGGATTTCGAGACCGGAGATGGGGACCTGTGTTTGGACttcctcctttttttcccactttttagtgacctaaaggtgtcctccacttgctccttaattagggttttaagatctgttgcaaaccctggaaggttttcagatacagtctgctgaatgcaggtattgcatagtctcttatcccatgtaggtggaagatcctctctacagatggcgcaacttttgtgcttagttttagctacgcttttcctcccctaaaagagacaaataacactcttactgtctctgacattcacgaagatccacttaccacctccaggacccataaataccggttgggggttttctgcctctggctttctccccgacgccgtactggactccttactgtgttgagacctttggcgttccttgctggtgtcctggtgtcccttctgctgtcgccttttttgctgctgctgctgctgctgtggcgatgttgcaggtggaggtgattcgggcaaaGGTGATGCCGGATTACTCATACTGCTGCTGTTTGCAGATGCTGCCTCGAGCTTGGCTGAGCTAGCGCTTTTATCTCTTGAGGCTCCTGCTttttactgcagagccactgggaggaagtaGATTCTCCTATTTGAATCCTCCCGCTGTCCGCACCTGCGCAGAAGCGAGCgctgaacgccggcgcctgcgcaataaCTCCTACATGGTCCCTAACAGCCGCCTGCTAGCGCCTGCGCAAATCGTACCAAACTGACGGCCGggccacgccggcgcctgcgcagagcgcaccaggCGCCCGGCCGGCAGATCCGCCGGAACCTGTG is a window encoding:
- the LOC138667857 gene encoding lamina-associated polypeptide 2, isoforms alpha/zeta-like; the encoded protein is MSNPASPLPESPPPATSPQQQQQQQKRRQQKGHQDTSKERQRSQHSKESSTASGRKPEAENPQPGRKSVAKTKHKSCAICREDLPPTWDKRLCNTCIQQTVSENLPGFATDLKTLIKEQVEDTFRSLKSGKKRRKSKHRSPSPVSKSESDSESSMSSPSSDSSASSTSSSGGHNCFPLEDTDGLIKAVRSTMGLVDSHPKKTVQDIMFGGLEQKKRRAFPLNEAIAALIKKEWKKPVRKTLLTPKRKYPFEEESCSFWEKAPKLDVAIAKASKKFALPFEDMGVLKDPMDKKADAFLKGSWEAAGGGLKPAVAAACTSRSLMIWLNQLEGQLKGKTSQDSILNTLPVMRGAAAFLADASADSIRLSARAAVFANAARRALWLKNWPGDLQTKTKLCTIPCEGEFLFGSTLDDILEKAGDKKKSFPSLGLPSYRKPFRNKRFFRKNPGRGQGKWEDKKTKNKGFIFNKNLNDNKKPPQ